One Candidatus Hydrogenedentota bacterium DNA segment encodes these proteins:
- a CDS encoding ankyrin repeat domain-containing protein: MVNHWSHKLDSVGESPSSRALRSGHARVTALVLAVSEESVESQASVPELILFARNSQVQEVRECIERGDDFEATDNHGLTAMHWAAITGCLDLIKLLVNRGALVNPRDIQLTDLTPLNIARLMGYEDVAQFLVNHGGLE; this comes from the coding sequence GTGGTTAATCACTGGTCACACAAGCTGGACAGTGTGGGAGAGAGTCCTTCTTCCCGCGCGTTGCGGTCGGGGCACGCTCGCGTTACCGCCTTAGTCCTGGCCGTATCGGAAGAGAGCGTCGAATCCCAAGCAAGTGTGCCGGAGTTGATCCTGTTTGCACGGAATTCCCAGGTGCAGGAGGTGCGCGAATGCATCGAGCGGGGCGACGATTTCGAGGCGACGGATAACCACGGACTGACTGCCATGCATTGGGCGGCCATCACGGGCTGCCTGGACCTGATAAAGCTGCTGGTAAACCGCGGCGCCTTGGTGAATCCCCGCGACATACAGCTCACCGACCTTACCCCGCTCAACATTGCCCGCCTCATGGGCTATGAAGACGTGGCGCAATTCCTGGTCAATCACGGCGGTCTGGAGTAG
- a CDS encoding arylsulfatase, translating to MRAIERKLSRREAFKLAAASTAALTVASYSRAAQPVSKKPNILFIMADQYRGDCVGADGNDAIITPNLDRIAREGVLFSRAYTSTPSCTPARAGLLSGLSPWNHGMLAYGRVGWKYPHELPQEMRDAGYYTLGIGKMHWSPQRSLHGFHDTILDESSRVESIDFRSDYVSWFYSEAPTLDWKATGLGFNDYDAKPYALPERLHTTAWTGNTAVNFLENYSREEPFFLKVSFARPHSPYDAPERFWEMYKGRDIPKAVVGEWAKKYTPRSGTESSIWHGELGPEQVRKSRIGYYGNITFIDEQVGRMLKTLEDRGWLENTLILFTSDHGDMTGDHHLWRKTYAYEASARIPMLVRWPEGLVNAKRGQRLSYPVELRDVLPTFMDAAGAGVPDDIDGDSLLKLVRGETGGWRPWLDLEHGRCYGPENHWNALTDGRWKYIYHAHLGEEQLFDLENDPQELADLAQTNAAETATWRQRMIEHLSVRGEQFVKDGKLVVREESLLYGPNYPGAWEDAKEAGKV from the coding sequence ATGCGAGCAATTGAACGAAAGCTCAGTCGGCGCGAGGCATTCAAGCTTGCCGCGGCAAGTACTGCGGCGCTGACCGTGGCGTCGTATTCCAGGGCAGCGCAACCCGTCTCGAAGAAGCCGAACATCCTGTTCATTATGGCCGACCAGTACCGCGGCGATTGCGTTGGGGCCGACGGCAACGATGCCATCATTACGCCCAACCTGGACCGTATCGCGCGCGAGGGGGTGCTGTTCTCGAGAGCGTACACGTCGACGCCGAGTTGCACGCCCGCGCGGGCGGGGTTGCTGTCGGGATTGTCGCCGTGGAACCACGGCATGCTGGCTTACGGCCGCGTAGGATGGAAGTATCCCCACGAACTGCCCCAGGAGATGCGGGACGCCGGCTACTATACCTTGGGCATCGGCAAGATGCATTGGTCGCCCCAGCGCAGCCTGCACGGGTTCCACGACACCATCCTCGACGAGTCGAGCCGGGTCGAGTCCATCGATTTCCGCAGCGATTATGTATCGTGGTTCTATTCGGAAGCGCCCACATTGGATTGGAAGGCTACCGGCCTGGGTTTCAACGACTACGATGCGAAACCGTATGCTTTGCCCGAACGGTTGCACACGACCGCATGGACCGGCAACACCGCAGTGAACTTCCTGGAGAATTACAGCCGCGAAGAGCCTTTCTTCCTGAAAGTCTCGTTCGCGCGGCCGCACAGCCCCTACGACGCTCCTGAGCGGTTCTGGGAGATGTACAAAGGCCGCGATATCCCGAAAGCGGTTGTGGGCGAATGGGCGAAGAAATACACGCCGCGAAGCGGCACGGAGTCCAGCATCTGGCACGGTGAGCTGGGTCCTGAGCAGGTGCGCAAATCGCGAATCGGCTACTACGGAAACATCACCTTCATTGACGAGCAGGTCGGACGCATGCTCAAGACGCTCGAGGACCGCGGCTGGCTCGAGAACACGCTGATTCTGTTCACCTCAGACCACGGCGACATGACGGGCGATCACCACCTTTGGCGGAAGACGTACGCGTATGAGGCGTCGGCCCGCATCCCGATGCTCGTCCGCTGGCCCGAAGGACTTGTGAACGCCAAACGTGGGCAGCGCCTGTCCTATCCCGTCGAGTTGCGCGATGTGTTGCCGACGTTCATGGATGCGGCGGGCGCCGGCGTGCCGGACGACATCGACGGCGACAGCCTGCTCAAACTTGTCCGGGGCGAGACCGGCGGGTGGCGTCCCTGGCTTGACCTCGAACACGGCCGCTGTTACGGCCCCGAGAATCATTGGAACGCCTTGACCGACGGCCGCTGGAAATACATCTATCACGCGCATCTTGGCGAAGAGCAGTTGTTCGATCTCGAAAACGACCCCCAGGAACTGGCAGACCTCGCGCAAACGAATGCCGCTGAAACGGCAACGTGGCGGCAGCGCATGATCGAGCACTTGTCGGTGCGAGGCGAGCAGTTTGTCAAGGATGGGAAACTCGTTGTGCGCGAGGAGTCCTTGCTCTATGGCCCCAACTACCCCGGCGCCTGGGAAGACGCGAAAGAAGCAGGCAAGGTGTAG